A genomic window from Brachyspira sp. SAP_772 includes:
- a CDS encoding branched-chain amino acid transporter permease codes for MSDREIFITALVVVFATAILRLLPFIIIRKSIAERRYIQYLGDIIPYAMIALLVIYCIKDINIIKFPYGLPEIISIIVVAIFQIIKRNVLISIGLGTVIYMFLVQVIFV; via the coding sequence ATGAGTGATAGAGAAATTTTTATAACTGCATTAGTAGTTGTTTTTGCAACAGCTATTTTAAGATTGTTGCCTTTTATAATAATAAGAAAATCTATTGCTGAAAGAAGATATATTCAATACTTAGGAGATATAATCCCATATGCCATGATAGCACTGCTTGTAATATATTGCATAAAAGACATAAATATAATAAAATTCCCATATGGCTTGCCTGAAATAATATCTATAATTGTTGTAGCCATTTTCCAAATTATTAAAAGAAATGTGCTTATTAGTATAGGTTTGGGTACAGTTATATATATGTTTTTAGTGCAGGTTATTTTTGTTTAG
- a CDS encoding CinA family protein, with protein MDRIKVKSQNVVKLLIEKRLKITSAESCTGGLFSSSITSVSGSSECFEGSFVTYSNRIKNKIIGVKEETLSKYGAVSEECVLEMAENSRKMMDSDISIAISGIAGPNGGTKEKPVGLVFICLSAENYIKAYKNIFYGDRDNIRNLSVLFALDLVENYIQNL; from the coding sequence ATGGATAGAATAAAAGTAAAATCTCAAAATGTAGTAAAACTTCTTATTGAGAAGAGATTAAAAATTACTTCTGCTGAGTCTTGCACAGGAGGGCTTTTTTCTTCATCTATAACATCTGTAAGCGGTTCATCAGAATGCTTTGAAGGCTCTTTTGTAACATATTCTAATAGAATAAAAAACAAAATTATAGGCGTAAAAGAAGAAACTTTGTCAAAATATGGTGCTGTTAGCGAAGAGTGCGTGTTAGAAATGGCAGAAAACAGTAGAAAAATGATGGATAGTGATATATCAATAGCAATAAGCGGTATAGCAGGTCCAAATGGAGGCACTAAAGAGAAGCCTGTTGGATTAGTCTTTATATGTTTATCAGCAGAAAATTATATAAAAGCTTATAAAAACATATTCTATGGAGATAGAGATAATATTAGAAACTTAAGTGTATTATTTGCTTTAGATTTGGTTGAAAATTATATACAAAATCTTTAA
- a CDS encoding copper homeostasis protein CutC — translation MNKKIEICVDSVESCISAEKGGADRLELCGNMFEGGTTPSFGVLELAREKINIPIYAMVRPRGGDFCYNNIEFEIMKREIKLMKELKIDGIVFGILTKDGKVDKKRCCELLDLWGSSKATFHRAIDVSSDLNKACEDIISIGFERILTSGGEANVMSGIIKLKELVEKYNDKIIIMPGSGINERNIEYIKEIVKANEYHMTANKTVESVMQYRNENIFMGVALRSPEFSVKYTDENKVKNIKSKI, via the coding sequence ATGAATAAAAAAATAGAAATATGTGTGGATAGTGTAGAGTCTTGTATAAGTGCTGAAAAAGGAGGAGCTGACAGGCTTGAACTTTGCGGCAATATGTTTGAGGGAGGTACAACTCCTAGTTTTGGTGTTTTAGAATTAGCAAGAGAGAAAATAAATATACCAATATATGCAATGGTGCGTCCTAGAGGAGGGGATTTCTGCTATAATAATATTGAGTTTGAAATAATGAAAAGAGAAATAAAACTCATGAAAGAATTAAAAATTGACGGAATAGTGTTTGGAATACTCACGAAAGATGGAAAAGTTGATAAAAAAAGATGCTGCGAGTTATTAGATTTATGGGGTAGCAGTAAAGCAACATTTCATAGGGCAATAGATGTAAGCTCTGATTTAAATAAAGCATGCGAAGATATTATATCAATTGGGTTTGAGAGAATACTTACTTCAGGCGGTGAAGCTAATGTTATGAGCGGTATAATAAAATTGAAAGAATTGGTTGAAAAATATAATGATAAAATAATAATAATGCCCGGAAGCGGAATAAATGAAAGAAACATTGAATATATAAAAGAGATTGTTAAGGCTAATGAATATCATATGACAGCAAACAAGACAGTTGAAAGTGTGATGCAATACAGAAATGAAAATATATTTATGGGGGTAGCTTTAAGGTCTCCAGAGTTTAGTGTTAAATATACCGATGAAAATAAAGTTAAGAATATTAAATCAAAAATATGA
- a CDS encoding AzlC family ABC transporter permease produces MNKQELVSTLKYAFPKTIPVLIGYLFLGMAYGILMKAKGFSTFLAMFMSMAAYCGSMQYVAINYLFLAPFNPLYAFILTLTVNSRMSFYGISMVSKYKGTGLLKPFLIFSLSDETFSILCSGTVPENVNRKAFLFFVSFFDYIYWALGTLIGCLIGNIIRFNTKGLDFVLTALFVVIFVEQWLDSNNNHKGAIIGLICSIPILIFKTNIFIVFSMVLIFIVISISYKIDKRRERGVNE; encoded by the coding sequence ATGAATAAACAAGAATTAGTTTCAACATTAAAATACGCTTTTCCAAAGACTATACCAGTTCTCATTGGATATTTATTTTTAGGTATGGCTTATGGTATATTGATGAAGGCGAAGGGTTTTAGTACTTTTCTTGCTATGTTTATGAGTATGGCGGCATATTGCGGAAGTATGCAGTATGTAGCTATAAATTATTTGTTTTTAGCTCCTTTTAATCCTTTATACGCTTTTATATTAACATTAACAGTAAACTCAAGAATGTCTTTTTATGGCATATCAATGGTAAGTAAATATAAGGGCACTGGTTTATTAAAGCCTTTTTTAATATTTTCTTTGAGCGATGAGACTTTTTCTATACTTTGCAGTGGTACTGTTCCTGAAAATGTAAACAGAAAAGCGTTTTTATTTTTTGTTTCTTTTTTTGATTATATTTATTGGGCTTTGGGTACTTTAATTGGATGTTTGATAGGTAATATTATTAGGTTTAATACCAAAGGGCTTGATTTTGTTTTAACTGCTTTATTTGTGGTGATATTTGTAGAGCAATGGCTTGATAGCAATAATAATCATAAGGGAGCTATTATAGGACTTATATGTTCCATACCTATTTTGATATTTAAAACCAATATATTTATAGTATTTTCTATGGTTTTAATATTTATTGTTATAAGCATTAGTTATAAGATTGATAAACGTAGAGAGAGGGGAGTCAATGAGTGA
- a CDS encoding glutathione peroxidase — MSIYDYTVKDAEGKDVKLKKYEGKVLLIINSATKUGFTKQYSALQDLYKKYKKDGFEILDFPCNQFGGQAKEPIEEIAEFRKEKYGITFKLFDKVKVNSKNADPLFTYLRTEKPTEEGVDKIRWNFGKFLIDRHGNIVGRYDPRVKPEELDEIVGELLKKE, encoded by the coding sequence ATGAGCATATATGACTATACAGTAAAAGATGCTGAAGGTAAGGATGTAAAATTAAAGAAATATGAAGGAAAAGTTTTGCTTATAATTAATAGTGCCACTAAATGAGGCTTTACTAAACAATATTCTGCGTTGCAGGATTTATATAAAAAATACAAAAAGGATGGTTTTGAAATATTAGACTTTCCTTGTAATCAATTTGGCGGACAGGCAAAAGAGCCTATTGAGGAAATCGCTGAGTTTAGAAAAGAAAAATACGGTATTACTTTTAAGTTGTTTGACAAAGTAAAAGTTAATAGCAAAAATGCTGATCCTTTATTTACTTATTTGAGAACCGAAAAACCAACTGAAGAGGGAGTTGATAAAATAAGATGGAATTTCGGTAAATTTTTAATAGACAGACATGGAAACATAGTTGGGCGTTATGACCCTAGGGTAAAGCCTGAAGAACTTGATGAGATAGTAGGCGAGTTGTTAAAAAAAGAATAA
- the tpx gene encoding thiol peroxidase yields MKITFQGGEVHLEGVALVEGAKAPDFTGVKTDLSPWSLKDAGDTVKIISSVPSLDTPVCDVQTKRFNKEAASLPGVTVVTVSLDLPFAQARWCAAANANSHIVLSDYAERDFGKKFGTLIKELKLLTRAVFVLDKNNVVKYVQYVPEITNEPDYESAIKAAKELL; encoded by the coding sequence ATGAAAATAACATTTCAAGGCGGCGAAGTACATTTAGAAGGCGTTGCATTAGTAGAAGGTGCTAAAGCTCCTGATTTTACTGGAGTTAAAACAGATTTAAGCCCATGGTCTTTAAAAGATGCTGGCGATACAGTAAAAATAATTTCTTCTGTACCATCTTTGGATACTCCTGTATGTGATGTACAAACTAAAAGATTTAATAAAGAAGCTGCTTCTTTACCTGGTGTAACAGTTGTAACAGTTTCTTTAGAYTTACCTTTTGCTCAAGCAAGATGGTGTGCTGCTGCCAATGCTAATTCACATATAGTATTATCAGATTATGCTGAAAGAGATTTTGGTAAGAAATTTGGTACTTTAATAAAAGAATTAAAACTTCTTACTCGTGCTGTATTTGTACTTGATAAAAACAATGTTGTTAAATATGTACAATATGTTCCAGAAATTACTAATGAACCTGATTATGAATCAGCAATAAAAGCAGCTAAAGAGCTTTTATAA
- a CDS encoding septation ring formation regulator EzrA — protein sequence MKSKKVIDDSKREVKKEKKTYSLGAVFLVVIIFVIFSIGLTFIRNMKSNEILQEAHDLDKQIEILEKEVKVLTAREAQLSSPNRFIETAIINGFSSAGNEDDIIYLKIESNK from the coding sequence ATGAAAAGCAAAAAAGTTATTGATGACAGTAAAAGAGAAGTAAAAAAAGAGAAAAAAACATATAGTCTTGGGGCTGTATTTTTGGTTGTTATTATATTTGTAATATTCTCTATAGGGCTTACTTTTATAAGAAATATGAAGTCTAATGAAATTTTACAAGAAGCTCATGATTTGGATAAACAAATAGAGATTTTAGAAAAAGAAGTAAAAGTGCTTACTGCAAGAGAAGCTCAATTATCATCACCAAATAGATTTATAGAAACAGCTATAATTAATGGTTTTAGCTCTGCTGGAAATGAAGATGATATAATATATTTAAAAATAGAGTCTAATAAATAA
- a CDS encoding UDP-N-acetylmuramoyl-L-alanyl-D-glutamate--2,6-diaminopimelate ligase translates to MKYFKDLIKGYDNLNTKEIPKESLKLEIKSIAYNSKLVKKNYIFVAIKGLKDDGHKYIESAIKNKASIIIYDISADKNFIKNLKEKYKNVCFVGSKNPRETLAYIASKLYDEPTKKMHSIAITGTNGKTTTSYLLKAALESNKNKTALIGTIKNMIGKSEIKTNLTTPESIDLESIFDKAYKKNVSHIVMEGSSQALDMDRCDYINYDAAIFTNLTEDHLDYHIDMKNYLKAKLKLFSLLKQSSKKKKLAIININTDYFKEIKNYIKKLDLKMVTYGLNEKADYYAKIITLNSKYSEYEFYAKGKFISKVKLSLLGEFNVVNSLSVLAYAYEYKLDIEKVIKSIKKVQVSGRFEIVSGEKCPFIVAVDYSHTPDSLENILVESRKLKPNRVIVVFGCGGDRDRKKRPIMASIAEKYADISILTTDNQRTESIEQIMSDIESGFNNSNYKKIIDRKEAIFEAVKEAKENDIVIIAGKGHETYQIFPDKTIHFDDKEVAREALIKANKC, encoded by the coding sequence ATGAAATATTTTAAAGATCTTATAAAAGGCTATGATAATTTAAATACTAAAGAAATACCAAAAGAAAGCTTGAAATTAGAAATAAAATCTATAGCTTATAATTCAAAACTTGTAAAAAAAAATTATATATTTGTTGCTATTAAAGGCTTAAAAGATGATGGGCATAAATATATAGAAAGTGCTATTAAAAATAAAGCAAGCATTATTATTTATGACATTTCTGCAGATAAGAATTTTATTAAGAACCTAAAAGAAAAATATAAAAATGTTTGTTTTGTTGGAAGCAAAAATCCAAGAGAAACTTTAGCATATATAGCGTCTAAACTCTATGATGAACCTACAAAAAAAATGCATTCTATAGCAATAACAGGAACTAACGGCAAAACTACTACAAGTTATTTATTAAAAGCAGCCTTAGAGAGTAATAAAAATAAAACTGCTCTAATAGGCACTATAAAAAACATGATAGGCAAATCAGAAATAAAAACTAATCTCACAACTCCAGAGTCTATAGATTTAGAAAGTATTTTTGATAAGGCATATAAAAAAAATGTTTCTCATATTGTAATGGAAGGTTCTTCTCAGGCACTTGATATGGACAGATGCGATTATATTAATTATGATGCTGCAATATTTACAAACCTCACAGAAGACCATTTGGATTATCATATTGATATGAAAAATTATTTAAAGGCTAAATTAAAATTATTTTCTCTGCTTAAACAAAGCTCTAAAAAGAAAAAATTAGCTATTATAAACATCAATACGGATTATTTTAAAGAGATAAAAAATTATATAAAAAAATTAGATTTAAAAATGGTTACTTATGGTTTAAATGAAAAAGCAGACTATTATGCAAAGATTATAACTCTAAACTCAAAATATAGTGAATATGAGTTTTATGCTAAAGGAAAGTTTATATCAAAAGTAAAGCTATCTCTTTTGGGAGAGTTTAATGTGGTTAATTCTTTATCTGTGTTAGCTTATGCGTATGAATATAAATTGGATATAGAAAAAGTAATAAAATCTATTAAAAAGGTTCAGGTTTCTGGAAGGTTCGAAATAGTGAGTGGTGAAAAATGTCCTTTTATTGTGGCTGTTGATTATTCTCATACACCAGACAGTTTAGAAAATATATTAGTGGAATCTAGAAAATTAAAGCCTAATAGGGTGATAGTGGTATTTGGATGCGGAGGGGATAGAGATAGAAAAAAACGTCCTATAATGGCTTCTATTGCAGAAAAATATGCTGATATATCTATATTAACTACAGACAATCAAAGAACTGAAAGCATAGAGCAAATAATGTCTGATATAGAGAGTGGTTTTAATAATTCTAATTATAAAAAGATAATAGACAGAAAAGAAGCTATATTTGAGGCAGTTAAAGAAGCAAAAGAAAATGATATAGTTATAATAGCAGGCAAAGGTCATGAAACCTATCAAATATTCCCAGACAAAACTATTCATTTTGATGATAAAGAAGTTGCTAGAGAAGCATTAATAAAAGCTAATAAATGTTAG